A window of Vigna unguiculata cultivar IT97K-499-35 chromosome 4, ASM411807v1, whole genome shotgun sequence contains these coding sequences:
- the LOC114181492 gene encoding putative uncharacterized protein DDB_G0287975: MEIRVRCNCGEGSCEEWGIVELQGVVEPQPGFHDSLPNLHIGTLCRPSSQEVYTFTVGYHELTGSKVPLKKPLVVLKKVKHPDGESGCKVELQVVGVIRHKILFKNRPKALISKPQMASRERQKPIMLGSSP; the protein is encoded by the exons ATGGAGATTCGCGTAAGGTGCAACTGCGGAGAAGGAAGCTGCGAGGAATGGGGCATTGTGGAGCTTCAAGGAGTGGTGGAGCCTCAGCCAGGATTCCACGATTCCCTCCCAAATCTCCACATCGGTACTCTCTGTCGTCCTTCTTCTCAG GAAGTGTATACCTTCACTGTTGGATACCACGAACTGACAGGGTCAAAGGTTCCCTTGAAGAAGCCATTGGTGGTGCTCAAGAAAGTAAAGCATCCTGATGGAGAAAGTGGGTGTAAGGTGGAGCTGCAAGTTGTTGGAGTCATTAGACATAAGATTCTGTTCAAGAACAGACCAAAGGCTCTCATTTCTA aGCCACAGATGGCATCGAGGGAAAGACAAAAGCCTATCATGTTAGGCTCTTCCCCTTAA
- the LOC114182565 gene encoding E3 ubiquitin-protein ligase ATL6-like, producing the protein MLQSTKFHTFFITLFTFISLFFLHASTAQAQSSMEPVPTYITHHSWEPSVAITVGAIIFALLVMGILSIYLRRCTESRIIITTQTTTTVPCSCAQGINKELLNTFPTLFYSNIKDLKKGEETLECAVCLTDFSDKDALRLLPKCNHVFHPHCIDSWLASHVTCPVCRANLSQDACQVAITVPTLHDEEVSGSEETVPEPNQNTNTNQVCVGSPTHDTTKTVCVNEEQCSSPDVVPELETSSNSVSGDGVVVIAERNLSRSNSTGHSLVGVERYTLRLPEDVRRYILVNHGRSVQRSASAKGTCWSDSEESYGGKRLEKRWVICTPPFVASHG; encoded by the coding sequence ATGCTTCAATCAACTAAATTTCACACCTTTTTCATCACCCTCTTCACATTCATCTCCCTCTTCTTTCTCCATGCTTCCACTGCTCAAGCACAGTCTTCCATGGAGCCTGTGCCCACATACATCACCCACCACAGCTGGGAGCCCTCTGTTGCCATCACAGTTGGAGCCATCATCTTTGCTCTTCTTGTGATGGGAATCCTCTCCATCTACCTCCGCCGCTGTACCGAGTCACGGATCATCATCACGACGCAAACCACCACCACAGTTCCCTGCTCCTGCGCGCAGGGGATCAACAAAGAACTCTTGAATACCTTCCCCACTCTCTTCTACTCCAACATCAAGGACCTCAAAAAGGGTGAAGAAACGCTCGAATGTGCTGTGTGCTTGACCGATTTCTCAGACAAAGATGCCCTCAGACTCCTCCCCAAATGCAACCACGTGTTCCACCCTCACTGCATTGATTCCTGGCTCGCTTCCCACGTGACATGCCCTGTTTGCCGCGCGAATCTCAGCCAGGATGCGTGCCAGGTTGCCATAACAGTCCCCACCCTTCATGATGAGGAAGTTTCCGGAAGTGAAGAAACTGTGCCGGAACCAAatcaaaacacaaacacaaaccaGGTTTGTGTCGGAAGTCCTACTCATGACACAACCAAAACAGTGTGTGTAAATGAGGAACAATGTTCATCTCCTGATGTTGTTCCTGAGTTGGAAACAAGCTCAAATTCTGTGAGTGGTGATGGGGTGGTTGTTATTGCTGAGAGGAACCTTTCTAGATCAAATTCCACTGGGCATTCTCTTGTGGGTGTAGAGAGGTACACGTTGAGGTTACCGGAAGACGTGAGGAGGTACATTCTGGTGAATCATGGAAGGAGTGTTCAACGTTCAGCTAGTGCTAAGGGTACGTGTTGGAGTGATAGTGAAGAGAGTTATGGGGGGAAGAGGTTGGAGAAGAGGTGGGTGATTTGCACGCCGCCATTTGTGGCGAGCCATGGCTGA